A single region of the Leptodactylus fuscus isolate aLepFus1 chromosome 5, aLepFus1.hap2, whole genome shotgun sequence genome encodes:
- the AFG2B gene encoding ATPase family gene 2 protein homolog B gives MDMALRFLPLNPEDHGTQRCRMGPKAMSDLGLKIGFPVVVFLPSGSCLCTAWPRKDLCNGFLQADLMCSTSPKPVIDYTDSVSLNHLKKIESVKLKKVTVKVILKNMEEKITVSETTLLEIVKDLLRNVYVLPKYVLTNSPIANVEILDIDPVTEGAGLITAKTSVYIKETVTLEWLQNVSDSRSQYQVAGMDDAYSLLKEILSLPFLYPKTIAKFGLVCPKGLLLIGPPGVGKTLLVKAVARQVGAYLISLDGPMIHGSRPGEAEENLRKVFEKAKKASCIGPCILFIDEIDSLCPKRGNSNNSTEARIVGQLLTLMDGIHSDNKMVIVAATNQPDVIDPALRRPGRFGREVIIGAPTISQRRAILEVLTSNLPIHSDVDIDALAEMTVGYVGADLTALCRDAAMQVVRQTQQDGQVNQIRKEHFYEAVKKIRPTSARSAVGKVEFKPVYWDQVGGLEDIKRSLKQSIEWPMKHPDAFMRMGLTLPKGVLLYGPPGCAKTTLVKAVATSCHCSFFSISGAELFSPYVGDSEKTLAQLFQQARASTPAIVFLDEIDAIVGCRSEIRTGSGVQERILSVLLNELDGVGRKVTERRGKPKLLEGEHDHCHNEELEYKEVLNKSVMVVAATNRPDVLDDALLRPGRLDKLLYVPPPDEKARFSILKICTTNVPLAGDVSLENLAASTQFYSGADLQNLCKEAALTALNTSGLQATCVNKEHFQQALATNSPSLKAQDLLAFKKLCGHTGIL, from the exons ATGGACATGGCGCTTAGGTTTTTGCCTCTAAATCCTGAAGACCATGGAACCCAACGATGTAGGATGGGACCCAAAGCAATGTCTGATCTGGGACTTAAGATTGGATTCCCAGTTGTCGTATTTTTGCccagtggcagctgcctctgtacTGCTTGGCCGAGAAAAGATCTTTGTAATGGCTTCCTACAAGCTGACCTCATGTGTTCCACATCACCTAAACCAGTCATAGATTATACAGACTCTGTTTCTCTAAATCACCTAAAAAAAATTGAATCTGTCAAGTTAAAAAAAGTGACCGTGAAAGTTATACTGAAAAATATGGAAGAGAAAATAACTGTATCAGAAACCACTCTGCTTGAGATTGTCAAGGACTTATTAAGAAATGTTTATGTCTTACCTAAGTATGTATTAACAAATTCACCTATTGCAAATGTGGAAATTCTAGACATAGACCCAGTAACAGAAGGAGCAGGATTAATAACAGCAAAAACAAGTGTGTATATTAAAGAGACGGTCACACTGGAGTGGTTGCAGAACGTATCGGACAGTCGCTCTCAATATCAGGTTGCTGGAATGGATGATGCGTATTCATTACTAAAAGAGATCCTTAGTCTACCTTTTCTTTACCCAAAGACCATAGCGAAATTCGGTCTTGTGTGTCCTAAAGGTCTGCTTTTAATTGGGCCACCCGGAGTTGGTAAAACTCTCCTGGTAAAAGCTGTTGCAAGACAAGTAGGTGCTTATCTTATTAGCCTTGATGGGCCGATGATTCATGGATCAAGACCTGGAGAGGCTGAGGAGAATTTAAGGAAGGTTTTTGAAAAAGCCAAAAAAGCTTCTTGTATTGGCCCTTGTATCCTCTTTATTGATGAGATCGATTCTTTGTGTCCTAAACGTGGGAACTCTAATAATTCCACTGAAGCTCGAATTGTCGGCCAACTTTTGACACTTATGGATGGGATTCACAGTGACAACAAGATGGTTATTGTTGCTGCTACAAACCAGCCAGATGTCATAGACCCAGCTCTCAGGCGACCCGGAAGATTTGGTAGAGAG GTCATTATTGGGGCTCCTACAATAAGCCAAAGAAGAGCCATCCTAGAAGTTCTTACGTCAAACCTTCCTATACACAGTGATGTGGACATAGATGCTTTGGCTGAGATGACGGTGGGTTATGTAGGAGCCGACCTTACTGCCCTCTGCAGAGATGCTGCCATGCAAGTAGTACGTCAGACCCAACAG GACGGTCAAGTAAACCAAATCAGAAAAGAACATTTTTATGAAGCTGTCAAGAAGATTCGCCCTACATCTGCACGTAGTGCTGTAGGAAAGGTGGAGTTTAAGCCCGTGTACTGGGATCAAGTTGGTGGCTTAGAAGATATTAAACGTTCATTAAAAcag AGCATTGAATGGCCCATGAAGCACCCCGATGCTTTCATGAGGATGGGGTTAACCCTGCCCAAAGGAGTTCTACTATATGGACCTCCTGGATGTGCCAAAACCACCCTGGTGAAAGCTGTGGCTACCAGTTGCCATTGTTCCTTTTTCTCCATTAGTGGTGCAGAGCTTTTCTCACCTTATGTGGGGGACTCAGAAAAGACTTTAGCACAG CTGTTCCAGCAAGCAAGAGCAAGCACTCCAGCGATTGTATTTCTAGACGAGATAGATGCAATAGTGGGGTGCCGCTCAGAAATTAGAACGGGGTCTGGAGTCCAAGAGAGAATTCTTTCTGTGCTACTAAATGAACTGGATGGAGTCGGGCGTAAGGTTACTGAACGCAGGGGCAAACCAAAACTTCTAGAGGGTGAACATGACCACTGCCACAATGAAGAG CTCGAGTATAAGGAAGTTCTGAATAAATCTGTCATGGTTGTTGCAGCAACAAACAGACCAGATGTCTTAGATGACGCTTTACTGCGGCCAGGGAGATTGGACAAACTCCTCTACGTCCCACCCCCTGACGAGAAG GCCCGTTTTTCAATTCTAAAAATATGTACTACAAATGTGCCACTTGCCGGCGATGTGAGCCTGGAGAACCTGGCCGCCTCTACACAGTTCTACTCTGGAGCGGACCTTCAAAACCTTTGTAAAGAG gCTGCACTAACTGCATTAAATACAAGTGGATTACAAGCTACATGTGTGAATAAAGAACATTTCCAACAAGCTTTAGCAACAAACAGCCCATCCTTGAAGGCTCAGGACCTCCTTGCCTTTAAAAAACTTTGTGGCCATACAGGAATCCTATAG